A stretch of Microbacterium sp. 4R-513 DNA encodes these proteins:
- a CDS encoding SDR family NAD(P)-dependent oxidoreductase, giving the protein MTEASPNSRSAIVTGGGRGVGLAAVKVLSERGWSVIALARDVRAARAALAGHPSVDVRYADLRDPASLVAVADTLPEDGIDLVVANAAQFAPWDETTLTADLDGVRDILEVNVIGTWRTVQAFSHALIRSQGSLIIVGSGGGSHGDPDFGIATNPGAVSYAASKAAVHALGRKAALELGEKDVAVYVVDPGLTATAPGMAEMGARDPRSGALSILRPVLGEGFVPAGSFSRDGRPLDW; this is encoded by the coding sequence ATGACCGAGGCGTCCCCGAACTCGCGGTCGGCGATCGTGACCGGTGGTGGGAGAGGCGTCGGACTCGCGGCCGTCAAAGTGCTCAGCGAGCGTGGCTGGTCGGTGATCGCGCTCGCCCGGGACGTCCGCGCCGCCCGTGCGGCGCTCGCCGGACATCCCTCGGTCGACGTGCGGTACGCGGATCTCCGCGACCCCGCCTCGCTCGTCGCCGTCGCGGACACGCTGCCGGAGGACGGGATCGACCTGGTCGTCGCGAACGCCGCCCAATTCGCGCCGTGGGACGAGACCACCCTGACGGCGGATCTCGACGGGGTGCGCGACATCCTCGAGGTCAATGTGATCGGCACCTGGCGCACCGTCCAAGCGTTCTCGCACGCCCTCATCCGGTCCCAGGGCTCGCTCATCATCGTCGGCAGCGGAGGCGGCTCGCACGGCGACCCGGACTTCGGCATCGCGACGAACCCGGGCGCTGTGAGCTACGCCGCTTCCAAGGCCGCCGTCCACGCCCTCGGCCGCAAGGCGGCCCTGGAACTGGGGGAGAAGGATGTCGCGGTCTACGTCGTCGATCCCGGACTGACCGCGACGGCACCCGGCATGGCGGAGATGGGGGCGAGAGACCCGCGCTCCGGTGCTCTCAGCATCCTCCGCCCCGTCCTCGGCGAGGGGTTCGTCCCCGCCGGCTCGTTCTCGCGCGACGGCCGCCCCCTCGATTGGTGA
- a CDS encoding DUF2834 domain-containing protein, which translates to MKPRWTPLAIAYLVLALVGLVGTFVLNAWTVLEARDYFGDIFGSGPAVSSIGVDLLVVAVAGVVFIVVEARRLAMKRAWLYIVLSLVTAFAFTFPLFLAMRERQLAGRGA; encoded by the coding sequence ATGAAGCCGCGCTGGACCCCGCTCGCGATCGCCTACCTCGTGCTCGCACTCGTCGGGCTCGTCGGTACCTTCGTCCTCAACGCGTGGACCGTGCTCGAGGCACGCGACTACTTCGGCGACATCTTCGGCAGCGGTCCCGCCGTGTCGTCGATCGGCGTCGACCTGCTCGTCGTGGCGGTCGCCGGTGTCGTCTTCATCGTCGTGGAGGCTCGGCGGCTTGCGATGAAGCGAGCGTGGCTTTACATCGTGCTCTCGCTCGTCACCGCCTTCGCCTTCACGTTCCCGCTGTTCCTCGCGATGCGCGAGCGGCAGCTGGCCGGGCGAGGCGCCTGA
- a CDS encoding DUF1345 domain-containing protein, whose amino-acid sequence MVVGVIARSVDLLVQLALIVLGATLVFTEDDGTTIEVLALWCLIGTLYWIAAVIAVGVSVRRGPERTTPWLQQVDRHPVVGLVSTIATFAASLVGIVAATEILLLRNDPDWAVWVEPVAVWAMLLSWALFHWGYARIYDRRYRRAPSPPPLVFPGAVAPRLVDFVYFSFTNATTFSVSDVVVQTSRMRWTVVWHTTFSFFLNALIIVLAFSTILDA is encoded by the coding sequence GTGGTCGTAGGCGTCATTGCGCGCAGCGTCGACCTGCTCGTACAGCTCGCGCTCATCGTGCTCGGTGCGACGCTCGTCTTCACCGAGGACGACGGCACGACGATCGAGGTGCTTGCGCTGTGGTGCCTCATCGGCACGCTGTACTGGATCGCCGCCGTCATCGCCGTGGGCGTCAGCGTGCGTCGCGGGCCGGAGCGCACCACGCCGTGGCTGCAGCAGGTCGACAGGCATCCCGTGGTCGGCCTCGTCTCGACCATCGCGACCTTCGCCGCGAGCCTCGTGGGGATCGTCGCGGCGACCGAGATCCTCCTCCTGCGCAATGACCCGGACTGGGCGGTCTGGGTGGAGCCGGTCGCGGTGTGGGCGATGCTGCTGTCGTGGGCACTGTTCCACTGGGGCTATGCGCGGATCTACGACCGCCGGTATCGTCGGGCGCCGTCGCCGCCTCCGCTCGTGTTCCCCGGCGCGGTCGCGCCGCGGCTGGTCGACTTCGTCTACTTCTCGTTCACGAATGCGACCACGTTCTCCGTCTCGGACGTGGTCGTCCAGACCAGTCGGATGCGCTGGACCGTCGTCTGGCACACGACCTTCAGCTTCTTCCTCAACGCGCTCATCATCGTCCTGGCATTCAGCACGATCCTCGACGCCTGA